In Peptococcaceae bacterium, one DNA window encodes the following:
- the tdh gene encoding L-threonine 3-dehydrogenase, whose product MTAVVKTEAGKGARLVEIPVPQPGKNEVVVRVKAAAICGTDMHIYEWNTWAQNAKIKLPLVMGHEFSGEVAAVGEGVTTLKTGDYIAGETHIPCGECYQCKNGLQHICGRLTIYGVNTDGCFSRYTRIPEACAIKIPPTIPPEIGAILEPLGTSFRSCLELQVTGATVAVIGAGPIGLLAVVSARAMGAAAVIAVDVILSRLELALKVGANYTFNPKEQDVVQEILKLTGGLGVDGFIDASGNSKAIQEGFKYLRKGGRAALVGLPSGPLCIDLGADVVFKEAVITGIHGRKMFETWTGMKNMLDKKRLPVEPIITHVLPLESFEEGFNLLKTGEACKVVLIP is encoded by the coding sequence ATGACGGCAGTGGTTAAAACGGAAGCCGGAAAAGGGGCAAGGCTTGTGGAAATTCCCGTGCCCCAGCCGGGGAAGAACGAAGTGGTGGTCAGGGTAAAGGCTGCCGCGATATGCGGGACCGATATGCATATTTATGAATGGAACACGTGGGCCCAGAATGCTAAAATAAAGTTGCCGCTGGTCATGGGGCACGAATTCAGCGGCGAGGTGGCAGCCGTGGGGGAAGGGGTGACGACTCTAAAAACAGGCGATTACATAGCCGGTGAAACTCATATCCCCTGCGGGGAGTGCTACCAGTGTAAAAACGGTCTCCAGCACATCTGCGGAAGGCTGACCATATACGGCGTCAATACTGACGGGTGTTTTTCCCGTTATACCAGGATTCCGGAAGCCTGCGCCATAAAAATACCTCCCACTATTCCCCCGGAGATCGGGGCAATCCTGGAACCGCTGGGGACATCTTTCCGGTCATGTCTTGAGCTCCAGGTTACCGGAGCGACGGTGGCCGTTATCGGCGCGGGCCCCATAGGTCTGCTGGCGGTTGTTTCCGCCAGGGCCATGGGGGCTGCCGCTGTTATCGCCGTGGATGTTATCCTCAGCAGGTTGGAACTGGCCTTGAAGGTGGGTGCCAATTACACGTTTAATCCTAAAGAGCAGGACGTGGTCCAGGAAATACTTAAGCTGACCGGCGGGCTCGGTGTGGACGGTTTTATCGATGCCTCGGGAAACAGCAAGGCCATTCAGGAGGGATTTAAATACCTGCGAAAGGGCGGGCGCGCGGCGCTTGTCGGTTTGCCCTCCGGACCCCTGTGTATTGACCTGGGCGCGGATGTTGTCTTCAAGGAAGCGGTTATCACCGGTATTCACGGCCGGAAAATGTTTGAAACATGGACGGGGATGAAAAACATGCTGGATAAGAAACGCTTGCCTGTTGAACCGATCATCACACATGTTTTGCCCCTGGAGAGCTTTGAGGAAGGGTTTAACCTGCTCAAAACGGGTGAAGCCTGCAAGGTTGTCCTCATCCCGTAA
- the purE gene encoding 5-(carboxyamino)imidazole ribonucleotide mutase — MPGKEVIIVMGSDSDWPVMKTAALTLKEFEVGYEVHVASAHRATERALQLAREAAGRGVEVIIAGAGAAAHLPGVLAAVTPLPVIGVPINSTSLGGQDALYAIAQMPSGIPVAAVAIDGARNAALLAVQILGAKDKRLREKMAAYKEKMALEVEAKNEKIQQLAQEI; from the coding sequence TTGCCGGGAAAAGAGGTCATTATCGTCATGGGCAGCGACTCGGACTGGCCCGTAATGAAAACAGCGGCTTTGACGTTGAAAGAATTTGAAGTTGGATACGAAGTCCACGTGGCTTCCGCCCACCGCGCCACCGAACGGGCCTTGCAGCTGGCACGGGAAGCGGCGGGCAGGGGCGTGGAAGTGATTATTGCCGGGGCCGGCGCCGCGGCCCACCTGCCGGGCGTGCTGGCGGCCGTCACTCCGCTTCCCGTGATCGGGGTGCCCATCAATTCCACCAGCCTGGGGGGACAGGACGCCCTGTACGCCATTGCCCAGATGCCTTCCGGTATTCCCGTCGCCGCGGTGGCGATTGACGGCGCCAGGAATGCCGCCCTGCTGGCGGTGCAGATCCTGGGCGCAAAGGATAAAAGGCTGCGCGAGAAAATGGCTGCCTACAAGGAAAAGATGGCCTTGGAAGTCGAGGCCAAAAACGAAAAAATCCAGCAGCTGGCGCAGGAAATATGA
- the purB gene encoding adenylosuccinate lyase has product MIDRYTLPEMGKVWAEENRWAVMLEIEILACEAMAELALIPREAAREIRRKARFNIERIKEIEETTRHDVIAFLTNVAEYVGEEARYIHLGMTSSDVLDTALSVQLKQAGELILEKMADLGEAIKEKAVEHKDTLMMGRTHGVHAEPITFGLKMALWHAENERNIARMKEAVRTISVGKISGAVGTFANVSPRVEEYVCERLGLEPALVSTQVIQRDRHAHYLSVLAVAASSLDKFATELRHLQRTEVLEVEEPFGAGQKGSSAMPHKKNPVMGERISGLARVVRANSVAAYENVALWHERDISHSSVERVILPDSTILLHYMLDQLTRVLRGLKVNTANMRNNLERTLGLVFSQRVMLALVEKGLAREEAYRLTQQNAMRAWDEQKDFKSLVLADERIMEFLKPVEVEELFDYNYHTKHVDYIFKRAGLLNSRKGE; this is encoded by the coding sequence ATGATTGACCGCTATACCCTGCCGGAAATGGGAAAAGTCTGGGCGGAGGAGAACCGCTGGGCCGTAATGCTGGAAATTGAGATCCTGGCCTGCGAGGCAATGGCCGAACTGGCCCTCATTCCCCGCGAAGCCGCCCGTGAAATAAGAAGAAAAGCGCGTTTCAACATCGAAAGGATCAAGGAAATCGAAGAAACAACGAGGCACGACGTCATCGCCTTTCTGACAAACGTTGCCGAATACGTCGGGGAAGAGGCCCGGTATATCCACCTGGGAATGACCTCTTCCGATGTCCTGGACACGGCCCTTTCCGTACAGCTCAAACAGGCGGGGGAACTGATCCTGGAGAAGATGGCGGATCTCGGCGAGGCGATAAAAGAAAAGGCCGTCGAGCATAAGGATACCCTGATGATGGGCAGGACGCACGGCGTCCATGCCGAACCAATCACTTTCGGTTTGAAGATGGCCTTGTGGCATGCGGAAAACGAGCGCAACATCGCCAGGATGAAAGAAGCGGTCAGGACAATATCCGTGGGGAAGATTTCAGGTGCCGTGGGGACGTTTGCCAATGTTTCGCCCCGCGTGGAGGAGTATGTCTGCGAAAGGCTGGGGCTTGAACCGGCCCTGGTTTCCACGCAGGTAATCCAGCGCGACCGGCATGCCCATTACCTGTCCGTGCTGGCGGTGGCAGCCAGTTCCCTGGACAAGTTCGCCACCGAGCTCAGGCATCTCCAGCGCACTGAAGTGCTGGAGGTGGAAGAACCTTTCGGGGCGGGGCAAAAAGGGTCCTCCGCCATGCCGCACAAGAAAAACCCGGTCATGGGAGAGAGGATTTCCGGGCTGGCCAGGGTTGTACGGGCGAACAGCGTGGCGGCTTATGAAAACGTCGCTCTCTGGCATGAAAGGGACATCAGCCATTCCTCGGTGGAGAGGGTCATCCTGCCTGACAGCACTATTCTCCTTCACTACATGCTGGACCAGCTGACCAGGGTCCTGCGCGGCCTCAAGGTCAACACCGCCAACATGAGAAACAACCTGGAGAGGACACTGGGCCTCGTTTTTTCGCAGCGGGTCATGCTGGCGCTGGTGGAGAAGGGACTGGCCAGGGAAGAAGCTTACAGGCTCACGCAGCAGAACGCCATGCGGGCCTGGGACGAGCAAAAGGACTTCAAGTCTTTGGTCCTGGCGGACGAACGGATAATGGAATTCTTAAAACCAGTTGAGGTGGAGGAACTCTTCGATTATAATTATCACACCAAGCATGTCGACTATATCTTTAAGCGGGCAGGATTGCTCAATTCAAGGAAAGGAGAATAA
- a CDS encoding phosphoribosylaminoimidazolesuccinocarboxamide synthase has protein sequence MVEILEQIYEGKAKKVYKTSDPDVFHVYYKDDATAFNGLKKGQIRDKGYYNNQISAIFFRLLAEKGVPNHFIELNGERSMLVKALEIIPVEVVARNIIAGSLAKRTGRPEGTRLASPVLEFYYKSDELGDPMINNYHIKALGLAADEEMKTIEDMALQVNRVLLAHLEPLGLDLVDFKLEFGRHKGQILLGDEISPDTCRFWDTATQEKLDKDRFRRDLGRVEEAYQEIYRRLKGGKQ, from the coding sequence ATGGTAGAAATCCTTGAGCAGATTTACGAGGGCAAGGCCAAGAAGGTTTATAAAACCTCGGACCCTGATGTTTTTCACGTCTATTACAAGGATGACGCCACCGCCTTCAACGGGCTAAAAAAAGGCCAGATCAGGGATAAAGGCTATTACAACAACCAGATATCCGCGATCTTTTTCCGGCTTCTTGCCGAGAAAGGGGTTCCCAACCACTTTATCGAGTTGAACGGCGAGAGGAGCATGCTGGTCAAGGCGCTGGAAATAATCCCGGTGGAAGTGGTGGCCCGCAATATCATTGCCGGTTCCCTGGCCAAACGCACGGGCAGGCCGGAAGGAACGAGGCTGGCTTCTCCCGTGCTGGAGTTTTATTACAAGAGCGACGAACTGGGTGACCCCATGATTAACAATTATCACATCAAAGCCCTGGGCCTGGCGGCGGACGAGGAAATGAAGACCATTGAGGACATGGCCCTGCAGGTTAACCGGGTTCTGCTGGCCCATCTTGAACCGCTTGGCCTGGACCTGGTGGATTTCAAACTGGAATTCGGGCGCCACAAGGGTCAAATCCTTTTGGGAGACGAGATTTCCCCCGATACCTGCCGTTTCTGGGACACGGCCACCCAGGAGAAACTGGACAAGGACCGTTTCCGCCGCGACCTGGGCAGGGTGGAAGAGGCTTACCAGGAGATATACAGGCGGCTTAAGGGAGGTAAACAGTAA
- the purS gene encoding phosphoribosylformylglycinamidine synthase subunit PurS, with translation MFKAVVTVTFKKSILDPQGSAVLKALKSLGFQGVEDVRVGKHIEVLLQSESQEKAKYEIETMCSKLLANPVIEDYYFEVAEVE, from the coding sequence ATGTTTAAAGCGGTGGTAACCGTGACTTTTAAGAAGAGCATCCTGGACCCCCAGGGGAGCGCCGTCCTGAAAGCCTTAAAGTCGCTTGGCTTCCAGGGAGTGGAGGATGTGCGGGTGGGGAAGCACATTGAGGTCCTCCTGCAGAGCGAAAGCCAGGAAAAAGCCAAATATGAAATTGAGACGATGTGCTCCAAGCTGCTGGCCAATCCCGTCATCGAAGATTATTACTTTGAAGTGGCGGAGGTAGAATGA
- the purQ gene encoding phosphoribosylformylglycinamidine synthase subunit PurQ, whose translation MRFGVVVFPGSNCDADCFHVVDRVLGQPVEYLWHGDEKLKEIDCLILPGGFSYGDYLRTGAIARFSPLMNSVMEYAEKGGLILGICNGFQILTEMGLLPGALIRNPSLQFQCQDTYLRVERADTPFTGCYAPKQVVKIPIAHAEGSFVADKKTLDLLEKEGRVVFRYSSPGGEITAEANPNGSLHNIAGIINEKGNVLGMMPHPERCSEGIMGGVDGLRLFESLVKWWEEGGAR comes from the coding sequence ATGAGATTCGGGGTCGTTGTCTTTCCGGGTTCCAATTGTGACGCCGACTGTTTCCATGTCGTGGACAGGGTGCTCGGCCAGCCTGTCGAATACCTGTGGCACGGCGATGAAAAGCTGAAAGAGATCGACTGCCTGATCCTGCCCGGAGGGTTTTCTTACGGCGACTACCTGCGCACGGGAGCTATTGCCCGTTTTTCTCCTTTGATGAACAGCGTCATGGAGTACGCGGAAAAGGGAGGGCTGATCCTGGGGATCTGCAACGGGTTCCAGATCCTGACCGAAATGGGCCTGCTGCCGGGAGCGCTTATCCGCAATCCCAGTCTGCAGTTCCAGTGCCAGGACACCTATCTCCGGGTGGAACGTGCGGATACGCCGTTTACCGGGTGCTATGCTCCAAAGCAGGTTGTAAAGATACCTATTGCCCATGCCGAAGGAAGCTTTGTTGCCGACAAGAAAACGTTGGATTTGCTGGAGAAAGAGGGACGGGTTGTTTTTCGCTACTCGAGCCCCGGCGGCGAAATCACGGCGGAAGCCAATCCCAACGGCTCGCTCCACAACATTGCGGGGATAATAAATGAAAAAGGCAATGTCCTGGGAATGATGCCGCACCCGGAGCGGTGTTCCGAGGGAATAATGGGCGGGGTGGACGGCTTGCGCCTGTTCGAGTCCCTTGTTAAATGGTGGGAGGAAGGTGGAGCACGATGA
- the purL gene encoding phosphoribosylformylglycinamidine synthase subunit PurL, whose amino-acid sequence MKDGHWRELGLSDEEYQRIVELLGREPNEVELGMFSVMWSEHCSYKNSKPVLKRFPTSGPRIIQGPGENAGVVDIGDGQAVVFKIESHNHPSAIEPYQGAATGVGGIIRDIFTMGARPIALLDSLRFGSLKKSKKSRYLFNRVVAGIAGYGNCVGIPTVGGEVYFHPSYEENCLVNVMCVGLIDRQDLAKGTAGGPGNPVMVVGARTGRDGIHGATFASEELNEASEEKRPAVQVGDPFMEKLLLEACLELVKTGWVVGMQDMGAAGLTSSSCEMASRAGTGIDMDIARIPRRETGMTPYEIMLSESQERMLVVVKKGKEKDVRDIFAKWGLEAVVVGQVTADGYLTVREGERVVARIPAKALTESCPVYEREAKEPSYLLQAQEYDLGSLPEMEDYSHSLLTLLGTPTIASKEWVYRQYDYMVGINTVVGPGAADAAVLRVKGSKKGIAVTTDCNSRYVYLDPYRGGQIAVAEAARNLACTGALPLAVTDCLNFGNPEKPEIFWQFKEAVAGMSEACRELETPVTGGNVSFYNETKGEAVYPTPVVGMIGLIEDLEQVSTLAFKNDGDIVILLGQNKDELGGSLYLSVIHGLEAGRPPEINLQLEKLVQRTALDLIKEGLVTASHDCAEGGLAVALAECCIAGGIGAEIILNEPVRASSLLFGETQSRIIITTPKDRVDEVLNRLRTSKVPYKVLGDVGGSELNITGSGWKVRLEVETMAEKYRGAIPCIMNS is encoded by the coding sequence ATGAAGGACGGCCATTGGCGCGAACTCGGCCTGTCGGACGAGGAATACCAGAGGATTGTCGAACTGCTGGGCAGGGAACCGAACGAGGTTGAGCTCGGCATGTTCAGCGTGATGTGGTCCGAACACTGCAGCTACAAGAATTCAAAACCGGTACTGAAGAGATTTCCAACCAGCGGTCCCAGGATCATCCAGGGTCCGGGGGAGAATGCGGGGGTTGTCGATATAGGGGACGGCCAGGCGGTAGTCTTTAAAATCGAAAGCCACAACCACCCATCGGCTATCGAACCTTACCAGGGCGCGGCCACAGGAGTCGGCGGCATCATCCGCGATATTTTTACCATGGGCGCACGGCCAATTGCGCTTTTGGATTCCCTGCGCTTCGGTTCCCTTAAAAAGAGCAAGAAGTCGCGTTACCTCTTCAACAGGGTGGTGGCCGGCATCGCGGGGTACGGCAACTGCGTCGGGATCCCCACGGTTGGCGGTGAGGTATATTTTCATCCTTCATACGAGGAAAACTGCCTGGTCAATGTGATGTGCGTCGGGCTGATCGACAGGCAGGACCTGGCCAAGGGCACGGCAGGAGGGCCGGGCAACCCCGTGATGGTTGTCGGCGCCCGTACGGGGCGGGACGGCATTCACGGGGCTACTTTCGCCTCAGAGGAGCTGAACGAGGCCTCGGAAGAAAAACGGCCCGCCGTGCAGGTCGGCGATCCGTTCATGGAAAAACTGCTGTTGGAAGCCTGCCTGGAGCTGGTAAAAACCGGCTGGGTGGTAGGTATGCAGGACATGGGCGCGGCCGGGCTGACCAGTTCGTCGTGTGAAATGGCCTCCCGCGCGGGAACGGGCATCGACATGGACATCGCCAGAATCCCGCGCCGCGAGACGGGGATGACTCCATATGAAATAATGCTTTCCGAGTCGCAGGAAAGAATGCTGGTTGTAGTGAAAAAAGGAAAGGAGAAAGATGTCCGGGACATTTTTGCCAAGTGGGGGCTGGAAGCGGTTGTTGTTGGCCAGGTGACCGCTGACGGGTACCTGACGGTCAGGGAAGGGGAGCGGGTGGTGGCCCGCATCCCGGCAAAAGCGCTCACCGAATCGTGCCCGGTCTATGAACGTGAAGCCAAGGAGCCGTCTTACCTGCTCCAGGCCCAGGAATATGATCTGGGTTCGCTCCCGGAGATGGAAGACTACAGCCACTCTTTGCTGACGCTGCTCGGCACGCCCACCATCGCCAGCAAGGAGTGGGTTTACCGGCAGTATGACTATATGGTGGGGATAAACACGGTGGTGGGGCCTGGCGCGGCCGATGCGGCGGTCCTGCGCGTCAAAGGAAGCAAAAAAGGGATTGCCGTCACCACTGACTGCAACTCGCGCTACGTTTACCTTGACCCGTACCGGGGCGGGCAGATCGCCGTGGCTGAAGCGGCCCGCAACCTGGCCTGCACCGGCGCTCTTCCCCTGGCGGTCACGGACTGCCTCAATTTCGGCAACCCGGAGAAACCGGAGATCTTTTGGCAGTTCAAAGAGGCGGTGGCCGGGATGAGCGAAGCCTGCCGGGAGCTGGAGACCCCGGTAACCGGCGGCAACGTGAGCTTTTATAACGAGACCAAGGGTGAGGCCGTTTATCCCACGCCCGTGGTGGGGATGATCGGTTTGATCGAGGACCTCGAACAGGTCTCCACCCTGGCTTTCAAAAACGACGGGGATATTGTCATTCTTCTGGGACAGAACAAAGACGAGCTTGGAGGCAGCTTGTATTTGAGCGTGATTCACGGGCTGGAAGCGGGCAGGCCTCCGGAAATCAATTTGCAGCTGGAAAAGCTGGTGCAGAGGACAGCGCTGGACCTGATAAAAGAGGGGCTGGTCACCGCTTCCCACGACTGCGCGGAAGGCGGCCTGGCCGTGGCCTTGGCCGAGTGCTGCATTGCCGGAGGCATAGGAGCGGAAATAATCTTGAATGAACCTGTGCGGGCCAGCAGCCTGCTTTTTGGCGAGACGCAGTCGAGGATTATCATCACCACTCCGAAGGACAGGGTGGACGAAGTGCTCAACCGCCTGAGAACAAGCAAAGTTCCCTACAAGGTTTTGGGAGACGTGGGCGGGTCGGAACTGAACATTACGGGTTCCGGCTGGAAGGTGCGCCTGGAAGTTGAAACCATGGCGGAAAAATATCGGGGGGCTATACCATGCATAATGAATTCGTAG
- the purF gene encoding amidophosphoribosyltransferase, translating into MHNEFVEKRPDKMEEACGVFAIYAPGVDVARVTYYGLYSLQHRGQESAGIAVSDGVGIKVHKAMGLVSEVFTEDILGKLKGNMAIGHVRYSTTGSSQVLNAQPLVCRYLQGSLAVAHNGNLTNATELREKLAANGSVFQSSIDSEVIVNLIARYGQSAIEEAIMKCIIDLKGTYSLVVMTEDKIIGVRDPFGNRPLCLGKLGKHYCIASESCALDTLGAEFIRDFAPGEIVTIDQDGMRSRRFIAPNEPAVCIFEYIYFARPDSSIDGINVMQARRAMGRELALEHPVNADLVIPVPDSGISGALGYAEQLGLVYDMGLMKNRYIGRTFIQPEQNERDLGVRLKLNPITSLVEGKKVVIVDDSIVRGTTSKTIVEMVRKKGAKEVHMLVSSPPVMNPCYYGIDISERGELIAAQKTVEEIRRFIAADSLHYLSLEGLYRALGRTKGFCTACLSGSYPIELPSQEELGKHIFEMPQHHRKEARACGGVRD; encoded by the coding sequence ATGCATAATGAATTCGTAGAAAAAAGGCCTGATAAAATGGAAGAAGCCTGCGGCGTCTTTGCAATTTACGCGCCGGGCGTGGACGTGGCCAGGGTCACCTACTACGGGCTCTATTCCTTGCAGCACCGGGGACAGGAAAGCGCGGGGATCGCCGTTTCCGACGGGGTTGGAATCAAGGTGCACAAAGCTATGGGCCTGGTTTCGGAGGTGTTTACGGAGGACATCCTGGGGAAACTGAAGGGGAATATGGCCATCGGGCACGTTCGCTATTCCACGACCGGCTCCAGCCAGGTGTTAAACGCCCAGCCGCTGGTGTGCCGCTACCTGCAGGGAAGCCTCGCCGTCGCTCACAACGGAAACCTGACAAACGCCACCGAGTTGAGGGAGAAACTGGCGGCCAACGGGTCGGTGTTTCAGTCGAGCATCGATTCGGAAGTCATCGTCAACCTGATTGCCCGCTACGGTCAAAGCGCCATAGAAGAAGCCATCATGAAATGCATAATCGACCTGAAAGGCACCTATTCTTTAGTGGTGATGACGGAAGACAAGATCATCGGGGTCCGCGATCCTTTCGGAAACCGCCCGCTGTGCCTGGGTAAACTGGGGAAACACTACTGCATAGCCTCCGAGTCATGCGCCCTTGATACACTGGGGGCGGAATTTATCCGCGATTTCGCCCCGGGCGAGATCGTGACCATCGACCAAGACGGGATGCGTTCCAGGAGGTTTATTGCTCCCAATGAGCCGGCGGTTTGCATTTTCGAATACATTTATTTCGCCCGGCCTGATTCAAGCATCGACGGGATCAATGTCATGCAGGCCCGCCGGGCAATGGGCAGGGAACTGGCCCTCGAACACCCGGTCAACGCCGACCTGGTCATACCCGTGCCGGATTCCGGCATTTCCGGAGCCCTGGGGTATGCCGAACAGCTGGGGCTGGTGTATGACATGGGGCTTATGAAAAACCGCTATATCGGCCGCACTTTCATCCAGCCGGAACAGAACGAAAGGGACCTGGGCGTGCGCTTGAAGCTGAATCCCATCACCAGCCTGGTGGAAGGGAAAAAAGTGGTGATCGTCGATGACTCCATCGTCAGGGGAACCACGAGTAAAACAATTGTAGAAATGGTCAGAAAAAAAGGGGCCAAAGAGGTTCACATGCTTGTCAGTTCGCCGCCGGTGATGAATCCCTGCTATTACGGGATAGACATCTCGGAGAGAGGCGAGCTGATCGCCGCGCAAAAAACGGTGGAGGAAATACGAAGGTTTATTGCGGCCGATTCGCTGCATTATCTCAGCCTGGAAGGGTTGTACCGCGCTCTTGGGCGGACAAAAGGGTTTTGCACGGCCTGCCTGAGCGG